The segment ttccacactgctggCAGGTAAAAAGGTTCTCTAAAATGTGAATTCGCCTGTGTGTATAAAGGGTTTGTTTTCGATTAAAACTTTTCCCACACAGATGGCAGGTGAAGggtttctttccagtgtgaactttcatgtggttTGTAAGTTGTAATTTTATatggaaactctttccacactgtttgcaggcgtaaggcctctctccagggtgaactctcaggtgccttttaaggtttgtattttcactgaaactccttccacactgttggcagatgaaaggtttttctcctgtgtgaattctcatgtggcttttaaggtttctattttcactgaaactccttccacactgttggcagatgaaaggtttttctcctgtgtgaactctcatgtgccttttaagggttccATTTCgggtgaaactctttccacactgttgacagatgaaacgcctctctccagtgtgaattttcttgtggactttaaattctgcttgttgactgaaactctttccacactgatggcaggtgaaaggtttctctcctgtgtgaattctcatgtgtcttttaaagtttctattttcactgaaactccttccacactgttgacagatgaaaggtttctctcctgtgtgaattctcatgtggtctttaagggttccATTTcgagagaaactctttccacactgttgacaaaTGAAACccctctctccagtatgaattttcatgtggtctttaagttttcctttttgaatgaatctctttccacactgttgacagatgaaaggcttctctcctgtgtgaattttcatatgGTCTTTAAGGCTACtatttcgagtgaaactctttccacactgttggcagatgaaacgcctttctccagtgtgaattttcttgtggactttaaattctccttttTCATTCGTTCTtatcttttgagctcttttttgtgcagaaatattttctgactgtaaggaacaaaatgatttttctccagttatgaaatcatgaGGATTCTcatactgatctttctcttcagtttcaatcagtacttctctctcctcttttagtgctgttgggcctaaggtgggGAAACAAAGAAATGAAAGTTAATCCCACTTTAATGCCACAAAGGAGGTAACACCAAAACATACTGTATTGATATTGTATAGATActgtatgtaatgcatgtatgctagatctcatTTCATGGTGTCCATACTTGATCATGGTCGGCTGGTGTCCTATAGAGTTAAAGCTGGCTGCTGTACAATTTATTCAATCTTATAATATATTAGGAAACCTAGATATTGACTGATCTCAATTATGATGTACCATATTTTATGTCTCCTAGGGGATCAAATGCAATAAATTTAAGAGAGGAAAGGAAAAATAAAGGAAAAgggacaaactccccactcaaccttcaaaattaaaaattcatcacacaataattatttctgaggttttattaaaaaccccccattcagccgttctcctgttctggcaatatcacttttagcatagctta is part of the Garra rufa chromosome 1, GarRuf1.0, whole genome shotgun sequence genome and harbors:
- the LOC141340761 gene encoding uncharacterized protein, which translates into the protein MKIHTGEKPFICQQCGKRFIQKGKLKDHMKIHTGERGFICQQCGKSFSRNGTLKDHMRIHTGEKPFICQQCGRSFSENRNFKRHMRIHTGEKPFTCHQCGKSFSQQAEFKVHKKIHTGERRFICQQCGKSFTRNGTLKRHMRVHTGEKPFICQQCGRSFSENRNLKSHMRIHTGEKPFICQQCGRSFSENTNLKRHLRVHPGERPYACKQCGKSFHIKLQLTNHMKVHTGKKPFTCHLCGKSFNRKQTLYTHRRIHILENLFTCQQCGKSFSSKRYLNIHIKVHTGEKHFICQQCGKCFTLKENLDRHIKIHNREKANRSPKCGKSFN